A genome region from Mercenaria mercenaria strain notata chromosome 11, MADL_Memer_1, whole genome shotgun sequence includes the following:
- the LOC123532029 gene encoding interferon-induced protein 44-like gives MGERLKHKDKDQLERWIGTGPKTFTLLYAITGDGCNSKIFHEKCDGQGPTVTVLYNAKGSVYGGYSPMSWNSLSTSYSSCTEAFLFQLYHDGNQKATKFELKPGQYHYAVYNNPNYGPVFGYEYDLFTFNNNVTRTGATFPLNGGASFGKSYEMLGIGANDIHNGNFNVTELEVYRVTYNENKQGRPWREFDNWKTKDLARLKEDILSFKLLPGLNIDEARIVMIGPVGAGKSSFFNTIDSIFRGRITQRACSGCLAQSVTTRYIQYSVRTESGSSPKFILCDTPGLEESAGLDVDECCYLLDGNIPDYYLFNQKSTISPKAEEFGVYPTTQGKIHCVVFVLDATALDAVSDKVVEKVKNFQRVMNDREIPQLIVLTKIDKLCEDVQKDTSYTYKSWKVEEHVDKASELFGLRRSNVLPVKNYEKEELLDVNINTLTLLALRKILDLVDDYMQNLIDRQKFGQMKICEKK, from the exons ATGGGAGAAAGGTTAAAACATAAAGACAAAGACCAGCTAGAGAGATGGATCGGCACTGGTCCTAAGACATTCACACTGCTCTATGCTATCACCGGAGATGGATGCAATTCCAAGATTTTCCACGAGAAATGCGATGGACAGGGACCAACAGTTACAGTTCTCTACAATGCCAAGGGATCTGTTTATGGTGGATACAGTCCGATGTCCTGGAACTCGTTAAGCACGTCGTACAGTTCTTGTACTGAGGCATTTCTCTTTCAGCTCTATCATGATGGCAACCAAAAAGCAACTAAGTTTGAACTGAAACCGGGGCAGTATCATTACGCGGTTTACAACAACCCAAACTATGGTCCAGTATTCGGTTACGAATACGATCTTTTTACATTTAACAACAATGTTACTCGTACAGGTGCTACCTTCCCTTTAAATGGTGGCGCTAGTTTTGGAAAATCCTATGAAATGCTGGGTATCGGGGCAAATGATATCCACAATGGCAATTTTAACGTCACAGAATTAGAAGTCTACAGAGTGACAT ATAACGAAAATAAACAAGGAAGACCGTGGCGAGAATTTGACAACTGGAAAACAAAG GACCTGGCAAGACTTAAAGAAGACATCCTTTCATTCAAACTTCTTCCTGGCCTCAATATCGACGAGGCAAGGATTGTAATGATAGGTCCAGTTGGAGCCGGGAAGTCAAGTTTCTTCAACACAATAGATTCGATATTTCGTGGTCGTATAACACAAAGAGCATGTAGTGGATGCTTGGCACAGAGTGTAACTACAAGG TATATACAATACTCAGTCCGAACTGAATCTGGAAGTTCACCGAAGTTCATTTTGTGCGATACACCTGGTCTAGAAGAGTCTGCTGGTTTGGACGTTGACGAATGTTGTTACCTTTTAGATGGAAACATACCCGACTATTATTTA tTCAACCAAAAGTCCACCATATCGCCAAAAGCTGAGGAGTTTGGAGTGTATCCCACTACACAGGGCAAGATCCATTGCGTTGTGTTTGTGCTTGATGCAACAGCACTGGATGCAGTGTCGGATAAAGTCGTAGAGAAAGTGAAGAACTTCCAACGCGTAATGAACGACAGAG AAATTCCACAACTCATTGTACTCACAAAGATAGACAAGCTATGTGAAGACGTCCAAAAGGATACATCGTATACATACAAAAGCTGGAAGGTTGAGGAACATGTCGATAAAGCATCGGAACTTTTTGGTCTCCGCCGTTCCAATGTACTTCCGGTTAAAAACTACGAGAAAGAAGAACTACTTGATGTCAACATAAACACGCTTACCTTACTCGCTTTAAGAAAGATTTTGGACCTAGTAGACGACTATATGCAAAATCTAATCGATCGACAAAAGTTTGGGCAAATGAAAATTTGCGAAAAGAAATAA